One region of Pseudomonas sp. ABC1 genomic DNA includes:
- a CDS encoding universal stress protein, with amino-acid sequence MRKVLVAFDGSDNSKRALQYVVDFAREYSAELDVHVLNVQYYEGGMYGEYFTANIIENLNSGLLAKAKGVLQEASDVLAAASIKHETHAVFGNVAEQVSDTVKRLGCDTVVMGTRGLGSFSGMLLGSATTRVIHEVSVPVILIK; translated from the coding sequence ATGCGCAAGGTTCTGGTTGCTTTCGACGGGTCCGATAACTCGAAACGTGCCCTTCAATACGTTGTGGATTTTGCTCGTGAATACTCCGCCGAACTCGACGTGCATGTACTCAACGTGCAGTACTACGAGGGTGGCATGTATGGCGAGTATTTCACCGCCAACATCATCGAAAACCTGAACAGCGGGCTGCTGGCCAAGGCCAAGGGTGTGCTGCAGGAGGCTTCCGACGTTCTGGCGGCCGCTTCGATCAAGCACGAAACCCATGCAGTCTTCGGCAACGTCGCCGAGCAGGTGAGCGATACGGTCAAGCGCCTGGGTTGTGACACCGTCGTGATGGGGACCCGTGGTCTGGGCAGCTTCAGCGGCATGCTGCTGGGCTCGGCGACCACTCGTGTGATCCACGAAGTGTCGGTGCCGGTCATCCTGATCAAGTAA
- a CDS encoding DUF3649 domain-containing protein has protein sequence MNISESARYRWMVASRVLAAVVGGYALTSAITVLLALLWPLPKAHAVLAATLLSFAVYAGVVVWVFSTRSATRAWVGMVVPTAVLSLICWALLPGGAA, from the coding sequence ATGAATATCAGTGAATCGGCGCGTTATCGCTGGATGGTGGCGTCGCGGGTGCTGGCTGCCGTCGTTGGCGGGTACGCATTGACCTCTGCGATCACAGTATTGCTGGCGTTGCTATGGCCATTGCCCAAGGCGCATGCGGTCCTGGCGGCCACGCTGCTCAGCTTTGCGGTCTACGCCGGCGTTGTCGTCTGGGTCTTCAGCACCCGGAGTGCGACCCGTGCATGGGTGGGCATGGTCGTGCCCACTGCGGTTCTGTCCCTGATCTGTTGGGCGCTTCTGCCTGGAGGCGCTGCCTGA
- a CDS encoding amino acid adenylation domain-containing protein — MAAIDKQGLRSPMIHEKVAHWATLTPNAVAVRSASETLTYTELDRQSSALAGYLHEQGIGTGSLVGVYFQPSPATLVCMLGILKSGAAYVPLDVANPSARLAQMVGQLADLKLIFTSAPFMANLDGQAVSVADIEQVRALSEGLPVARPSHWPVQENTLCYTVFTSGTTGVPKAVAITHRSWANLIDWHVREYGLGQDSNGILVSAYGFDISQRSLVTPLYSGAAISLTSSRMFDGYEIAGLIEQHRVASIHLAPSLLYLILQAGQAREQLASLRHLFIGGEALSTARVVEWAKGKGAACNLIHQYGVAECTDVATCHRMVDYATYLTDGIPMGEPVGNCRVDVLDEHDCPVTVGETGQIVISGMGVGQGYLNNPTLQAERFRPMTVDGVTRAAYFTGDYARRKADGSFICVGRRDNQIKIRGMLVNLSEIENGVRNALVTVEDAIVLNTQAQPGQEAELTAFVTTTDELPTLRDISRQLSALLPNHMHPRRYVACKQFPLTQNGKIDRQALLDMG, encoded by the coding sequence ATGGCTGCTATTGATAAGCAGGGCCTTCGCTCGCCCATGATTCATGAAAAAGTCGCTCACTGGGCGACCTTGACCCCCAATGCAGTTGCCGTTCGCAGTGCATCGGAAACTTTGACTTACACCGAATTAGATCGGCAGTCGTCAGCCCTGGCCGGTTACCTGCACGAGCAGGGCATCGGCACCGGGAGCCTGGTGGGGGTGTATTTCCAACCCTCGCCCGCCACGCTGGTGTGCATGCTCGGTATCCTTAAAAGCGGGGCCGCATATGTGCCGTTGGACGTCGCCAACCCCTCTGCCCGGTTGGCGCAGATGGTCGGGCAACTGGCCGACCTCAAGTTGATCTTCACCTCGGCGCCGTTCATGGCCAACCTTGATGGACAAGCTGTGTCCGTGGCCGACATCGAGCAGGTACGCGCGCTGTCGGAGGGGCTGCCGGTGGCCCGGCCGAGCCATTGGCCAGTGCAGGAAAACACCCTTTGCTACACCGTATTCACCTCAGGGACCACTGGAGTGCCGAAAGCGGTGGCTATCACTCACCGTAGTTGGGCGAACCTGATTGATTGGCACGTACGCGAATACGGCCTGGGGCAGGACTCTAACGGAATCCTGGTATCGGCTTACGGTTTCGATATCTCTCAACGCAGCCTGGTCACGCCGCTGTACAGCGGGGCAGCGATCTCGCTGACCAGCAGCCGCATGTTCGATGGCTACGAAATCGCGGGTTTGATCGAACAGCACCGGGTCGCCAGCATCCATCTGGCCCCCAGTTTGTTGTACCTGATTCTTCAGGCGGGACAGGCCCGTGAGCAATTGGCAAGCCTGCGGCACTTGTTCATCGGTGGTGAAGCCCTCTCGACCGCTCGGGTAGTGGAATGGGCCAAAGGCAAGGGGGCGGCCTGCAACCTGATTCACCAATACGGTGTGGCGGAATGTACCGACGTAGCCACCTGCCACCGCATGGTCGATTACGCCACCTACCTCACTGACGGCATCCCCATGGGCGAGCCGGTGGGCAATTGCCGCGTCGATGTGCTCGATGAGCATGACTGCCCTGTGACAGTCGGCGAAACCGGTCAGATCGTGATCTCCGGCATGGGAGTGGGCCAGGGTTACCTGAACAACCCCACGCTGCAGGCTGAACGCTTTAGACCCATGACCGTCGATGGCGTGACTCGTGCCGCTTACTTCACGGGTGACTACGCTCGCCGCAAAGCCGACGGCAGTTTCATCTGCGTGGGGCGGCGCGATAACCAAATCAAGATCCGCGGCATGTTGGTGAACCTGTCCGAGATCGAGAACGGCGTACGCAACGCGCTAGTCACCGTTGAGGACGCGATCGTGCTCAACACCCAGGCCCAGCCCGGTCAGGAAGCCGAACTCACCGCTTTCGTGACCACCACCGACGAACTGCCAACCCTACGCGATATCAGTCGCCAGCTCTCGGCCCTGTTGCCCAACCACATGCACCCACGGCGATACGTGGCCTGCAAACAGTTCCCCCTGACCCAGAACGGCAAGATCGACCGCCAAGCTCTGTTGGATATGGGCTGA
- a CDS encoding acetaldehyde dehydrogenase (acetylating), giving the protein MEAVISRKRAAIIGSGSIGIDLMYKAMRSPHLDLKMVVGRSQASEGLARARDLGIATSAEGIDFLAHHASGIDIVFDATSAQSHRINDQFFRKANLMVIDMTPAKIGAICVPSINLDSIVAERNVNLVTCGGQASIPLAYAIAQAFDTLDYIEVASTIASDSAGMATRENINQYILTTEQALRQFSGTGKSKAVLNINPAKPGINMQTTVFAKGRYQSLEKVKASVREMVVRVQRYVPGYEVVLEPVESKGYLTVGVTVRGSGDYLPAYAGNLDIINCAAIAVAEFNAVSWERTAA; this is encoded by the coding sequence ATGGAAGCTGTAATTTCTCGCAAGCGGGCTGCGATCATTGGCTCGGGAAGCATCGGCATAGACCTAATGTACAAAGCCATGCGTTCTCCTCACCTGGACCTGAAAATGGTCGTGGGACGCAGCCAGGCCAGTGAAGGCTTAGCCCGTGCCCGTGATCTGGGCATCGCCACCTCGGCTGAGGGCATCGACTTTCTGGCGCACCACGCCAGCGGCATCGACATCGTGTTCGACGCCACCTCGGCGCAGTCGCACCGTATCAACGACCAATTCTTTCGCAAGGCCAACCTGATGGTCATAGACATGACACCCGCGAAGATCGGCGCGATCTGCGTACCCTCAATCAACCTCGACAGCATAGTCGCCGAGCGCAACGTGAACCTAGTGACTTGCGGCGGCCAAGCGAGCATCCCGCTGGCCTATGCCATCGCCCAGGCTTTCGACACGCTGGATTACATCGAAGTCGCTTCGACTATCGCCTCTGACAGCGCGGGCATGGCGACGCGCGAGAACATCAATCAGTACATTCTCACTACCGAGCAGGCGCTGCGGCAGTTCAGTGGTACTGGAAAAAGCAAAGCGGTGCTGAACATCAACCCGGCCAAGCCCGGCATCAACATGCAAACCACTGTATTCGCGAAGGGGCGTTACCAGAGTCTGGAGAAGGTGAAAGCAAGCGTGCGGGAGATGGTTGTCCGTGTTCAACGCTACGTACCGGGCTACGAAGTGGTGCTGGAACCGGTGGAAAGCAAAGGCTACCTCACCGTGGGTGTGACTGTGCGCGGCAGCGGCGACTACTTGCCTGCCTATGCTGGCAACCTCGACATCATCAATTGCGCTGCCATCGCGGTCGCCGAATTCAACGCTGTAAGCTGGGAACGGACCGCCGCATGA
- the dmpG gene encoding 4-hydroxy-2-oxovalerate aldolase, producing MIAITDCTLRDGNHAVRHQLSEAQIRQYAQQADAAGVDIIEVGHGNGLGGSSALLGTSCLADRDMLEAARSVIKNGRLGIHFIPGLGTSTDLSTAIEVGVDVFRIASHCTEANVTAPYIESVRNQGKSVYGVLMMSHMAEPAELAQQAALMASYGADAVILMDSAGYLAPDDVRWRVQAIQELTDIKLGFHAHNNLGLAVANSMAAVEEGAELLDACIMGFGAGAGNTQLETLIAVLNRSGYRTRCTFDAVAGLAHASQQYLDCLTPHIGTANIASGINGLFSGFAPHIKRAAEQFKVDEFQLYRLLGQRQLVAGQEDIILETAARLSTTH from the coding sequence ATGATTGCCATCACTGACTGCACCCTGCGCGACGGCAACCACGCCGTGCGACATCAACTGAGCGAAGCACAGATTCGCCAGTATGCCCAGCAGGCCGATGCCGCCGGCGTCGACATCATTGAGGTGGGCCATGGCAATGGGCTGGGTGGATCTTCAGCGCTGCTAGGAACCAGCTGCCTGGCTGACCGCGACATGCTCGAAGCAGCCCGATCGGTGATCAAGAACGGCCGCCTTGGGATTCATTTCATTCCCGGGCTGGGTACCTCCACCGACCTTTCGACCGCCATTGAGGTCGGGGTCGATGTGTTCCGCATCGCCTCGCATTGCACCGAGGCCAACGTCACAGCGCCCTACATCGAGTCGGTGCGCAATCAGGGCAAGAGCGTGTATGGCGTACTGATGATGAGCCATATGGCCGAGCCCGCAGAGTTGGCGCAACAGGCTGCGCTCATGGCCAGCTATGGTGCCGATGCCGTAATACTGATGGATAGTGCCGGTTACCTAGCCCCCGACGACGTACGCTGGCGCGTGCAGGCAATCCAGGAACTGACTGACATCAAGCTGGGTTTTCATGCCCACAACAACCTTGGCTTGGCGGTGGCCAACTCGATGGCTGCGGTGGAAGAGGGCGCTGAATTGCTAGACGCCTGCATCATGGGCTTTGGTGCCGGAGCGGGAAACACCCAGTTGGAGACCTTGATCGCCGTGCTCAATCGTTCGGGCTATCGCACCCGCTGCACCTTCGATGCTGTGGCCGGGCTGGCGCATGCGTCGCAGCAGTACCTGGACTGCCTGACCCCGCACATCGGCACCGCCAACATCGCTAGCGGCATCAATGGGCTGTTTTCTGGATTCGCGCCGCACATCAAACGTGCGGCCGAACAGTTCAAGGTCGATGAGTTCCAGCTTTACCGCTTGCTAGGCCAACGCCAACTGGTGGCGGGGCAGGAAGACATCATCTTGGAGACCGCCGCCAGGCTGTCCACCACACACTAA
- the dgt gene encoding dGTPase: MSEVVNFKHRISRQRPHGSRPEPVSSLVDENLQAVIDQLESDRGRIINSAAVRRLQQKTQVFPLERNAAVRSRLTHSLEVQQVGRFIVRTLYKQLGERAGEYGLDGLEGAFESLVEMACLMHDIGNPPFGHFGEYAIGEWFERSLDALFERAVPLGDGEGELRTKMLRDLKQFEGNAQAIRLVTTLLRLNLTYTQTAGLMKYVRPAYAAKPAKGTPGAYLHKKPGFYLSEEPFVEGMRSALGQQVGTRHPVVYIMEAADDIAYCLADIEDSVEKGIFSIDQLVQLLSAKFAQHASAETPLPGTRRSFRSMLEYAKERADKEPINKVGEFFIWLRVNMVHPLVQHAARQFIDNIEAVYHGTLDRALLEDDSLPNAIVQTFKDVAMEHVFCHREVETLQLQGYRILQGLLDDYGRLLRVTPDIFKSLTEGACRSEPHLQMLARRLPSQLVKAYHEAIRAIDADAADAPLWEFYHRTRMLQDFVSGMTDQHAQDEYRALSAL; this comes from the coding sequence ATGTCGGAAGTGGTGAATTTCAAGCACAGGATCTCCCGCCAGCGTCCCCATGGCAGCAGGCCGGAGCCTGTTTCGTCGTTGGTGGACGAGAACCTGCAAGCGGTGATCGACCAACTGGAAAGCGACCGTGGGCGCATCATCAACTCGGCGGCCGTGCGGCGCTTGCAGCAGAAGACGCAAGTTTTCCCGCTGGAGCGTAATGCGGCCGTGCGCAGCCGCCTGACTCACTCACTGGAGGTGCAGCAGGTCGGGCGCTTTATCGTCAGAACACTCTACAAGCAGCTTGGCGAGCGTGCCGGCGAGTACGGGCTGGACGGCCTCGAGGGGGCTTTCGAGAGCCTGGTCGAAATGGCCTGCCTGATGCACGATATCGGCAACCCACCCTTCGGGCATTTTGGCGAATATGCGATTGGTGAATGGTTCGAGCGTTCGCTGGATGCGCTGTTCGAACGTGCAGTGCCGCTGGGTGATGGCGAGGGCGAGCTGCGCACGAAGATGCTGCGTGACCTCAAGCAGTTCGAAGGCAACGCCCAGGCGATTCGCCTGGTGACCACGCTGCTGCGCTTGAACCTGACCTATACGCAGACGGCTGGCCTGATGAAGTACGTGCGTCCGGCCTACGCCGCTAAGCCCGCCAAGGGGACGCCTGGCGCCTATCTGCACAAGAAACCCGGTTTCTATCTGTCGGAAGAGCCTTTCGTCGAGGGCATGCGCAGCGCACTCGGCCAGCAGGTGGGCACCCGGCACCCGGTGGTCTATATCATGGAGGCCGCCGATGACATCGCCTATTGCCTGGCGGATATCGAAGACTCGGTGGAGAAGGGCATCTTCAGCATCGACCAACTGGTGCAGTTGCTATCGGCCAAGTTCGCCCAGCATGCCTCGGCGGAGACGCCGTTGCCGGGGACGCGACGCAGTTTCCGCTCGATGCTGGAGTACGCCAAGGAGCGCGCTGACAAGGAGCCGATCAACAAGGTCGGGGAATTTTTCATCTGGTTGCGGGTGAACATGGTGCATCCGCTGGTGCAGCATGCGGCACGGCAGTTCATCGACAATATCGAGGCGGTCTATCACGGTACGCTGGATCGCGCGCTGCTGGAGGATGACAGCTTGCCCAATGCCATCGTGCAGACCTTCAAGGACGTGGCGATGGAGCATGTGTTCTGCCACCGCGAGGTCGAAACGCTGCAATTGCAGGGGTATCGGATTCTGCAGGGGTTGCTGGACGACTATGGCCGTCTGCTGCGGGTCACCCCGGATATCTTCAAGTCGCTGACGGAGGGTGCCTGCCGCAGCGAACCGCATTTGCAGATGCTGGCGCGGCGTCTGCCGAGCCAGTTGGTCAAGGCCTATCACGAGGCGATCAGGGCGATCGATGCAGATGCGGCGGATGCGCCGTTGTGGGAGTTCTATCACCGCACCCGGATGCTGCAGGACTTCGTCAGCGGCATGACCGATCAGCATGCGCAGGATGAGTACAGGGCGTTGAGCGCGCTGTGA
- a CDS encoding PepSY domain-containing protein, protein MKEGFRQSMAWLHTWTGLVVGWVLFFVFVTGTAGYVTNEISRWMRPELPLVERLQDVDRGAALELALSRLERDGLNAKNWSIELPHYDQGARQVHGLEIAWEEMPERGQTWGRYNSEELDFRTGEVKEAVETRSTGGGSLLYRMHYALHYIPYDVAIRLVGVCTMLMLLAIVSGVITHKKIFKDFFTFRPGKGQRSWLDAHNIISVMALPFFLMITYSGLVFFPSQYMPAALDTLYGSSDAGRTKFYDEIFDRNTGEVYLPVSKPAVSLASVLAKAEAQWGEGSVASLSVSHPEKEGAYIDVHKLKGGQLQVYEAPTLRFSAEDGQPMIREEKGTAATETRNVILSLHEGRFADWWLRWLYLLSGLLGCGMIGTGLVLWTVKRRGRHLKKDAASRFDAAGLRLVEILNAGTIVGLPVAVAAYFWANRLLPVDMAERADWEAHSLFLVWGWTFVYAALRPVKKAWLEILWIAVVAYALLPLLNALTTDKHLGVTVPYGDWVLAGFDLTMFALAGLFAYAAFKLKKKWLKVEAAENAAKATVKGAVTQ, encoded by the coding sequence ATGAAGGAAGGTTTCCGCCAGTCGATGGCCTGGCTGCACACCTGGACAGGGCTGGTGGTTGGCTGGGTACTGTTCTTCGTGTTCGTCACCGGTACCGCTGGTTATGTGACGAATGAAATCTCTCGCTGGATGCGCCCCGAGTTGCCCCTTGTCGAGCGTCTGCAGGACGTGGACCGTGGCGCGGCGCTCGAGCTTGCACTGTCGCGTCTGGAACGCGATGGCCTCAATGCCAAGAACTGGAGCATCGAGCTGCCGCACTACGATCAGGGCGCACGGCAGGTGCATGGCCTTGAAATCGCCTGGGAGGAAATGCCCGAGCGTGGCCAGACATGGGGGCGTTACAACAGCGAGGAGCTCGACTTCCGCACCGGCGAAGTGAAGGAAGCCGTAGAGACGCGTAGCACCGGTGGCGGTTCTTTGCTGTACCGGATGCACTATGCGCTGCACTACATTCCCTACGATGTGGCGATTCGCCTGGTGGGTGTCTGCACCATGCTCATGTTGCTTGCCATTGTTTCGGGCGTGATCACGCACAAGAAGATCTTCAAGGATTTCTTCACCTTCCGTCCTGGCAAGGGACAGCGTTCCTGGCTCGACGCGCACAACATCATCAGTGTGATGGCGCTGCCTTTCTTCCTGATGATCACCTACAGCGGCCTGGTGTTCTTTCCCTCGCAGTACATGCCCGCAGCGCTCGACACCCTGTATGGCAGTTCGGATGCCGGGCGCACCAAGTTCTATGACGAAATCTTTGATCGCAACACGGGCGAGGTCTACCTGCCCGTCAGCAAACCGGCTGTGTCGCTGGCGAGTGTCCTGGCGAAGGCCGAGGCACAGTGGGGAGAGGGCAGTGTCGCATCGCTGAGTGTGAGCCACCCCGAGAAAGAGGGTGCCTATATCGACGTGCACAAGCTCAAGGGCGGCCAGTTGCAGGTCTACGAGGCACCGACCTTGCGCTTCAGCGCCGAGGACGGGCAACCGATGATTCGCGAGGAGAAGGGCACGGCGGCAACCGAAACCCGTAACGTGATCCTGTCCCTGCATGAAGGCCGGTTCGCTGACTGGTGGTTGCGCTGGCTGTACCTGCTCTCCGGGTTGCTGGGCTGCGGGATGATTGGTACCGGCCTGGTCCTGTGGACGGTCAAACGGCGTGGGCGTCATCTGAAGAAGGATGCGGCGTCGCGTTTCGATGCCGCTGGCCTGCGCCTGGTGGAAATTCTCAACGCCGGCACCATCGTCGGTCTGCCGGTGGCCGTTGCGGCCTACTTCTGGGCCAACCGCCTCCTGCCTGTCGATATGGCCGAGCGTGCCGACTGGGAGGCGCACAGCCTGTTCCTGGTCTGGGGCTGGACGTTCGTCTATGCGGCGCTGCGTCCGGTGAAGAAAGCCTGGCTGGAAATCCTCTGGATCGCCGTGGTCGCTTACGCCCTGTTGCCTCTGCTCAACGCATTGACCACCGACAAGCACCTGGGGGTTACCGTGCCCTATGGGGATTGGGTCCTGGCCGGTTTTGACCTGACGATGTTCGCCTTGGCGGGGCTGTTCGCCTATGCGGCGTTCAAACTGAAGAAGAAATGGCTGAAGGTCGAGGCCGCGGAGAACGCAGCGAAAGCGACGGTAAAGGGAGCGGTGACGCAATGA
- a CDS encoding HPF/RaiA family ribosome-associated protein translates to MQIQVHSDNHIEGSARLVEWVSASVADRLERFDEELTRVVVHLNDENGDKSGAQDKRCQIEARPKGLQPISVTHKAESLELAVDGAIEKLGNALTHQFGKLRSKRAAGQPQGNDGLARAEQDALLEEDFLADEQVRSS, encoded by the coding sequence ATGCAAATTCAGGTTCATAGCGATAACCATATCGAAGGCAGCGCCCGACTGGTCGAGTGGGTCAGCGCCAGCGTGGCTGACCGGCTGGAGCGTTTCGACGAAGAGTTGACCCGTGTCGTGGTCCATCTGAACGATGAGAACGGCGACAAGTCCGGTGCCCAGGACAAGCGTTGCCAGATCGAAGCACGCCCGAAGGGGCTGCAACCCATTTCCGTGACCCACAAGGCGGAATCCCTCGAACTGGCCGTGGACGGCGCCATCGAGAAACTGGGCAACGCCCTTACGCACCAGTTCGGCAAGTTGCGCAGCAAGCGGGCGGCGGGTCAGCCGCAGGGTAACGACGGCCTTGCGCGGGCCGAACAGGATGCCCTGCTGGAAGAGGATTTCCTGGCTGACGAGCAGGTCCGTTCGTCCTGA
- a CDS encoding YebC/PmpR family DNA-binding transcriptional regulator, with product MGAQWKAKPKEAAANARGKIFGRLVKEIMIAARNGADPDMNPKLRLAVHQAKKASMPKETLERAIKKGAGLSGEVVHFEHTTYEGFAPHQVPLIVECVTDNINRTVAEIRVLFRKGQLGASGSVAWDFEHVGLIEASSDNGADPELAAIEAGAQDFEEADEGNTLFVTDPTDLDVVSRALPEQGFTVNTAKLGYKPKNPVSNLTPEQLEEVEAFLEAIDAHDDVQNVYVGLSV from the coding sequence ATGGGCGCACAGTGGAAAGCCAAACCCAAAGAAGCCGCAGCCAATGCTCGCGGCAAGATATTCGGACGCCTGGTCAAGGAAATCATGATCGCCGCCCGCAATGGCGCCGACCCGGACATGAACCCCAAGCTGCGCCTGGCCGTGCACCAGGCCAAGAAAGCCTCCATGCCCAAGGAGACCCTGGAACGGGCCATCAAGAAAGGCGCCGGCCTGAGCGGTGAAGTCGTGCACTTCGAGCACACCACCTACGAAGGCTTCGCGCCCCACCAGGTGCCGCTGATCGTCGAATGCGTGACGGACAACATCAACCGTACGGTCGCGGAGATCCGCGTACTGTTCCGCAAGGGGCAGTTGGGCGCCAGCGGCTCGGTCGCCTGGGACTTCGAACACGTCGGCCTGATCGAGGCCTCCAGCGATAACGGTGCCGACCCCGAGCTGGCCGCCATCGAAGCCGGCGCCCAGGATTTCGAAGAAGCCGATGAAGGCAACACCCTGTTCGTCACCGACCCGACGGATCTTGATGTCGTCAGCCGCGCCCTGCCGGAACAAGGCTTCACTGTGAACACCGCCAAGCTTGGCTACAAGCCCAAGAACCCCGTCAGCAACCTGACGCCGGAACAGCTCGAAGAAGTGGAAGCCTTTCTCGAGGCCATCGACGCCCACGACGACGTGCAGAATGTCTACGTGGGCCTCTCGGTCTGA
- a CDS encoding DUF2025 family protein, whose translation MSTTSSDICAAADRLQGFVGFNRKSGQHIVRFSEDSFGMDVADDSITPANEFVWQPVEGGLMALRRELLQILLDQHVDDRLVITTPLLVYMRRDDLPEIIAQRQRC comes from the coding sequence ATGAGCACGACATCATCCGACATCTGTGCAGCCGCCGACCGCCTGCAAGGCTTCGTCGGTTTCAACAGAAAGAGCGGGCAGCACATCGTCCGCTTCAGCGAAGACTCCTTCGGCATGGACGTGGCCGACGACAGCATCACGCCGGCCAACGAATTCGTCTGGCAACCGGTCGAGGGCGGCCTGATGGCACTGCGCCGCGAGCTGCTGCAGATATTGCTCGACCAGCATGTGGACGACCGTCTGGTCATCACCACACCGCTGCTGGTCTACATGCGCCGGGACGACCTGCCGGAGATCATCGCCCAGCGCCAGCGGTGCTGA
- a CDS encoding DUF3325 domain-containing protein — MIDVLILLTSLVGFVALALAMDKHAKHFLRRALSVRLSRVLRVVGWTLLALALYMNFHVRGWSVGSVAWLGWLTIAGAALVFYMPNWPWQPVQPQPARKGKEVKVPESPSLDGISNPWRRRIAVVLLLLLPVGFAVAFVNTPLKATLRDDAYSDAIGPWEFTLAEVDHKRPQEAAGSFHKSFYIRFCETCDADIRAAYLKVRKPRSLRAAGNVFSGTRWDRWVEIPIPPAAKISDQLWLTVEAKDGSLHHKAINFAEVSPSLTRFIESK; from the coding sequence ATGATCGATGTCCTGATTCTGTTGACCAGCCTGGTGGGCTTCGTGGCATTGGCCCTGGCGATGGACAAGCATGCCAAGCATTTCCTGCGGCGAGCGCTTTCCGTCCGGCTCAGCCGTGTGCTGCGGGTAGTCGGCTGGACGTTGCTGGCGTTGGCGCTCTACATGAACTTCCACGTGCGTGGCTGGAGCGTTGGCAGCGTGGCCTGGCTCGGCTGGCTGACGATTGCCGGAGCCGCCCTGGTGTTCTATATGCCGAACTGGCCATGGCAACCGGTGCAGCCTCAGCCTGCGCGCAAGGGCAAGGAGGTCAAGGTTCCGGAAAGCCCCAGCCTCGACGGCATCAGCAACCCGTGGCGGCGTCGTATCGCTGTCGTATTGCTGTTGTTGCTGCCTGTCGGCTTTGCCGTGGCCTTCGTCAATACGCCCTTGAAGGCGACACTGCGCGACGATGCCTACAGCGATGCGATAGGTCCCTGGGAGTTCACCTTGGCCGAGGTCGACCACAAGCGTCCACAGGAGGCCGCTGGCTCTTTCCACAAGTCGTTCTACATTCGCTTCTGCGAGACATGCGATGCCGACATCCGTGCCGCCTACCTGAAAGTGCGCAAGCCTCGTTCGCTGCGCGCGGCCGGTAATGTCTTCAGTGGCACGCGTTGGGACCGCTGGGTCGAGATTCCGATTCCTCCGGCGGCCAAAATCTCGGATCAGCTCTGGCTGACGGTCGAGGCGAAAGATGGCAGCCTGCACCACAAGGCGATCAATTTTGCCGAGGTTTCCCCTTCGCTGACACGCTTCATCGAAAGCAAGTAA
- a CDS encoding YajD family HNH nuclease — MSTTKSSTPYSQREQGYREKALKMYPWVCGRCAREFSGKRLSELTVHHKDHNHDNNPEDGSNWELLCLYCHDNEHSRYTDNQYQAEARPGSDLGPKETFKAFANLSDLLKKGKN; from the coding sequence ATGAGCACGACGAAGAGCAGCACGCCCTATAGCCAGCGCGAGCAGGGTTACCGGGAAAAAGCGCTGAAAATGTACCCGTGGGTCTGCGGCCGCTGCGCTCGGGAGTTTTCCGGAAAGCGCCTGAGCGAACTGACGGTCCACCACAAGGACCACAACCACGACAACAACCCCGAAGACGGCTCGAACTGGGAACTGTTGTGCCTGTATTGCCACGACAACGAACATTCGCGCTACACGGACAATCAGTACCAGGCAGAAGCTCGCCCCGGCAGTGACCTCGGGCCGAAGGAAACCTTCAAGGCCTTCGCCAACCTGTCGGACCTGTTGAAGAAAGGAAAGAACTGA
- a CDS encoding DUF3597 domain-containing protein has product MSLFSTILEKLGFGEKAHAAPAPDAVTATPSEAPTTQAISKVDVTAKLEELAAKHPEKLNWRTSIVDLLKLLGLDSSLGARKELASELGCPADKLADSASMNIWLHKTVLQKLAENGGNVPAELLN; this is encoded by the coding sequence ATGAGCCTGTTCAGCACAATCCTGGAAAAACTCGGCTTCGGCGAAAAAGCGCATGCGGCACCCGCCCCCGACGCGGTAACTGCCACGCCTTCCGAAGCGCCGACGACCCAAGCCATCAGCAAGGTGGACGTGACCGCGAAGCTCGAAGAGCTGGCTGCGAAACACCCGGAAAAACTCAACTGGCGGACCTCGATCGTCGACCTGCTCAAACTGCTCGGCCTGGACAGCAGCCTGGGCGCCCGCAAGGAGCTGGCCAGCGAACTCGGCTGCCCGGCGGACAAGCTGGCCGACTCGGCCAGCATGAACATCTGGCTGCACAAGACCGTCCTGCAAAAACTGGCCGAGAACGGCGGCAATGTGCCGGCCGAACTGCTGAACTGA